One window of the Roseovarius sp. THAF9 genome contains the following:
- a CDS encoding DUF1326 domain-containing protein, translating into MALTRRKDADKLPVSQRIDNRMANPKRRKMTPTEWAIKGELFLNCSCTVFCPCVVSLGAHPPTEGHCHAWMAIAIDEGHYEGEDLSGLNVGLLVDIPGRMGEGNWKVAAYVDERASGKAYNGILQIFSGAAGGTTGLFTMLVSEIIGAEREKVEIVRDGKKRGLYIGRKIQGEIEMIDGASPDHPVMVTNSKYWMGPDIIAARGTKSRVRDYGRVWDFGGMSAEVCPIDWKGPK; encoded by the coding sequence ATGGCTTTGACACGCCGGAAAGACGCCGACAAGCTGCCGGTGTCGCAGCGTATCGACAACCGGATGGCCAATCCAAAGCGGCGCAAGATGACGCCGACGGAATGGGCGATCAAGGGCGAGCTGTTCCTGAACTGCTCATGCACGGTGTTCTGTCCCTGCGTGGTGAGCCTTGGGGCGCATCCGCCCACCGAAGGGCATTGTCATGCGTGGATGGCGATTGCGATCGACGAGGGCCATTACGAGGGCGAGGATCTGTCTGGTCTGAATGTCGGCCTTCTGGTGGATATTCCGGGGCGCATGGGCGAGGGCAACTGGAAGGTGGCGGCCTATGTGGACGAGCGCGCCAGCGGGAAGGCGTATAACGGGATCCTGCAGATCTTCAGCGGTGCGGCAGGGGGCACGACGGGTCTGTTTACCATGCTGGTGAGCGAGATCATCGGGGCGGAGCGCGAGAAGGTCGAGATCGTGCGCGATGGCAAGAAGCGCGGGCTGTATATCGGGCGCAAGATCCAGGGCGAGATCGAGATGATCGACGGGGCGAGCCCGGATCATCCGGTGATGGTGACGAACTCGAAATACTGGATGGGGCCGGATATCATCGCCGCAAGGGGCACGAAAAGCCGGGTGCGGGATTATGGCCGTGTCTGGGATTTCGGCGGCATGTCGGCGGAGGTCTGTCCGATCGACTGGAAAGGGCCGAAGTAG
- a CDS encoding UDP-N-acetylmuramoyl-L-alanyl-D-glutamate--2,6-diaminopimelate ligase: MGQSKSLAELGLTAQGGRRAEITGLAVDSRDVKDGFLFAALPGSRVHGGEFISYALRMGAGAILTDPEGVALAAEELAASDAALVVAEDPRQTLSFAAALWFGAQPETMVAVTGTNGKTSVASFTRQIWMALGLEAVNLGTTGVEGAWEAPLAHTTPEPITLHRVLAEAEAQGITHAAMEASSHGLAQRRLDGVRLVAAGFTNLSQDHLDYHADFDDYFNAKAGLFERVLPEDGVAVINVDDPRGPGMADVAYGRGQDVLAVGRAEGADLRILNRVFSPTGQTLRFSWRGQVHQVELNLIGGFQTDNVMLAAGLAIGAGADPDRVFATLPVMRTVRGRMQLAATRSSGAAVFVDYAHTPEAVSTALYALRPHVLGRMVAIVGAGGDRDRGKRPLMGRAAAENADAVIVTDDNPRSEAPGDIRAAVMEGVRAAGGEDRAIEVGDRAEAILRGVDMLGPGDALLICGKGHETGQVVGDDVFPFDDCEQASVAVSALDGGVA; encoded by the coding sequence GTGGGGCAGAGCAAATCCTTGGCAGAGCTGGGCCTGACCGCCCAAGGGGGCCGGCGGGCCGAGATCACCGGGCTGGCGGTGGACAGTCGCGACGTGAAGGACGGGTTCCTGTTCGCCGCGCTGCCCGGCAGCCGCGTGCATGGTGGCGAATTCATTTCCTACGCGCTGCGGATGGGGGCGGGGGCGATCCTGACCGACCCCGAAGGCGTGGCGCTGGCCGCCGAAGAGCTGGCCGCAAGTGACGCCGCCCTAGTTGTGGCCGAGGACCCGCGCCAGACGCTGTCTTTCGCGGCGGCCCTGTGGTTCGGCGCGCAGCCCGAGACGATGGTGGCTGTCACGGGGACAAACGGCAAGACATCGGTGGCGAGTTTCACGCGGCAGATCTGGATGGCGCTGGGGCTGGAGGCCGTGAACCTTGGCACCACGGGCGTCGAAGGCGCGTGGGAGGCACCGCTGGCGCATACGACGCCCGAGCCGATCACGCTGCACCGGGTTCTGGCCGAGGCCGAGGCGCAGGGCATCACCCATGCCGCGATGGAAGCGTCGAGCCATGGGCTGGCGCAACGCAGGCTGGATGGAGTGCGGCTGGTGGCGGCGGGGTTTACGAATCTCAGCCAGGATCACCTGGATTACCACGCCGACTTTGACGACTATTTCAACGCCAAGGCGGGCCTGTTCGAGCGGGTGCTGCCCGAGGACGGCGTGGCGGTGATCAACGTCGATGATCCGCGCGGCCCCGGCATGGCTGACGTGGCCTATGGTCGTGGTCAGGATGTGCTGGCCGTGGGCCGGGCCGAAGGGGCGGACCTGCGGATCCTGAACCGGGTGTTTTCGCCCACCGGTCAGACTTTGCGGTTTTCCTGGCGGGGGCAGGTGCATCAGGTGGAGTTGAACCTGATCGGCGGCTTTCAGACCGACAACGTGATGCTGGCCGCGGGGCTGGCCATCGGCGCAGGGGCGGACCCGGACCGGGTGTTCGCGACGCTGCCGGTGATGCGCACAGTGCGGGGCCGAATGCAGCTGGCGGCGACGCGCTCCAGCGGGGCGGCGGTGTTCGTGGATTACGCGCATACGCCCGAGGCGGTGTCGACCGCGCTTTACGCGCTGCGCCCGCATGTGCTGGGCCGGATGGTGGCCATCGTGGGCGCGGGCGGCGACCGGGACCGGGGCAAGCGGCCCCTGATGGGGCGCGCGGCGGCGGAGAATGCCGACGCGGTGATCGTGACCGACGACAACCCGCGCAGCGAGGCGCCGGGCGACATTCGCGCCGCCGTGATGGAGGGCGTACGCGCCGCGGGGGGCGAGGACCGGGCCATCGAAGTGGGCGACCGGGCCGAAGCGATATTGCGCGGTGTCGACATGCTGGGGCCGGGCGATGCGCTGCTCATTTGCGGCAAGGGGCACGAGACGGGGCAGGTTGTGGGTGATGACGTTTTTCCATTTGACGATTGCGAACAGGCCAGCGTTGCGGTCTCGGCTCTGGACGGGGGCGTGGCGTGA
- a CDS encoding cell division protein FtsL gives MRSFFYVLTAVMVIGLAFWAYRENYETQAAQARSEAVQQKIADQRQRLRVLNAEWAYLNRPDRLRDLVEINFDQLGLLPFQPYQFGRIDQVAYPSEEELPIANVIDVMEREQQP, from the coding sequence ATGCGCAGTTTCTTCTACGTTTTGACCGCCGTTATGGTCATCGGTCTGGCCTTCTGGGCCTACCGCGAAAACTATGAAACGCAGGCCGCGCAAGCGCGGTCGGAAGCCGTGCAGCAGAAGATTGCCGACCAGCGGCAACGCTTGCGGGTGCTGAACGCGGAATGGGCCTATCTGAACCGGCCCGACCGCCTGCGCGATCTGGTGGAGATCAATTTCGATCAGCTGGGGCTGTTGCCGTTCCAGCCCTACCAGTTCGGCAGGATCGACCAGGTGGCCTATCCGAGTGAAGAGGAGTTGCCGATCGCCAACGTGATCGACGTGATGGAACGGGAGCAGCAGCCATGA
- a CDS encoding GNAT family N-acetyltransferase, whose protein sequence is MSTRDDLTIRLVREGDADALWPILRDVVRAGDTYAIEPDLSQSRLMECWCEAPRATYVAESAGEILGTYYIRTNQAGGGSHVCNCGYITAPAARGRGVARALCEHSQDVARELGYTAMQFNFVVTSNEGAIALWTKLGFETVGRLPKAFRHPKQGLVDALVMFKWLGS, encoded by the coding sequence ATGTCAACGCGTGATGATCTGACCATAAGGCTGGTGCGCGAAGGCGATGCCGACGCGCTCTGGCCGATCCTGCGCGACGTGGTGCGCGCAGGCGACACCTATGCCATCGAGCCGGACCTGTCGCAAAGCCGGCTGATGGAATGTTGGTGCGAGGCCCCGCGTGCGACTTACGTGGCGGAATCCGCGGGCGAGATCCTGGGGACCTATTACATCAGGACGAACCAGGCGGGCGGGGGCAGTCACGTTTGCAACTGCGGTTACATCACTGCGCCTGCCGCGCGCGGACGGGGCGTGGCGCGGGCGCTGTGTGAGCACAGCCAGGATGTGGCGCGGGAGCTGGGATATACGGCGATGCAGTTCAACTTCGTCGTGACCAGCAACGAGGGGGCCATCGCGCTGTGGACGAAGCTGGGCTTCGAGACGGTGGGGCGGTTGCCGAAGGCGTTCCGGCATCCGAAGCAGGGGCTGGTGGATGCGCTGGTGATGTTCAAGTGGCTGGGGAGCTGA
- the acuI gene encoding acryloyl-CoA reductase, which yields MFNALVVEKDEESGKTSAEVKQIGLDDLPDGEVTVAVEYSTVNYKDGLCIGPGGGLVRKYPHVPGIDFAGTVEESSDDRYSPGDKVVLTGWRVGEAHWGGYAQKARVKADWLVPLPEGLDTRQAMAVGTAGFTAMLAVMALEDQGLKKGPVLVTGAAGGVGSVATAILAKLGHEVAAVTGRPEQEEYLKSLGASQIVPREELTEVTKKPLEAEAWGGCVDAVAGAMLGRVLKQMEYGSSVAAIGLAGGAAIEGALITPFILRGVNLLGIDSVMQPYDNRLRAWERIAKDLPMDKLESMVQPATLSDLPGLGRDILKGQVKGRVVVDVNA from the coding sequence ATGTTCAACGCATTGGTTGTCGAGAAGGACGAAGAGAGCGGCAAGACCTCGGCGGAGGTGAAGCAGATCGGATTGGACGACCTGCCTGATGGCGAGGTGACGGTCGCGGTCGAGTACTCGACGGTGAACTACAAGGACGGGCTGTGCATCGGGCCGGGCGGTGGTCTGGTGCGGAAGTACCCGCACGTGCCGGGGATCGATTTTGCCGGGACGGTCGAGGAAAGCTCGGACGACCGGTACAGCCCTGGTGACAAGGTGGTGCTGACCGGATGGCGCGTGGGCGAGGCGCATTGGGGCGGCTATGCCCAGAAGGCGCGCGTGAAAGCCGACTGGCTGGTGCCGCTGCCCGAGGGGCTGGACACCCGTCAGGCGATGGCCGTGGGCACTGCCGGGTTTACAGCGATGCTGGCCGTCATGGCGCTGGAGGACCAGGGACTGAAGAAAGGCCCTGTTCTTGTGACCGGGGCCGCGGGCGGCGTGGGCAGCGTGGCCACGGCGATCCTGGCCAAGTTGGGGCACGAGGTGGCGGCTGTCACGGGGCGACCGGAGCAGGAGGAGTACCTCAAGAGCCTTGGGGCCAGCCAGATCGTGCCGCGCGAGGAACTGACCGAAGTCACCAAGAAGCCGCTGGAGGCGGAAGCCTGGGGCGGTTGCGTCGATGCGGTGGCGGGCGCCATGCTGGGCCGGGTGCTGAAGCAGATGGAATATGGCAGCTCGGTCGCGGCGATTGGCCTTGCCGGTGGCGCGGCCATCGAGGGTGCGCTGATCACGCCGTTCATCCTGCGCGGTGTGAACCTGCTGGGCATCGACAGCGTCATGCAGCCCTATGACAACCGGCTGCGCGCGTGGGAGCGGATCGCCAAGGACCTGCCGATGGACAAGCTGGAGAGCATGGTGCAGCCCGCGACCCTGTCGGACCTGCCGGGGTTGGGCCGCGACATCCTGAAGGGCCAGGTGAAGGGCCGCGTCGTCGTCGATGTCAACGCGTGA
- the rsmH gene encoding 16S rRNA (cytosine(1402)-N(4))-methyltransferase RsmH, with protein MGSAAANNPHVPVLIEPILRAVAPVQGVWLDGTLGAGGYTRRLLEAGADRVIGVDRDPLAIQMAAEWLDDRVQLVQGTFSKLDEYGQDLDGVVLDLGVSSMQLDRAERGFSFMKDGPLDMRMSQEGPSAADMVNAMEEAELADILFLYGEERASRRIAKAIVKKREDVPIVTTLQLAEIIEGCLPRPKPGQVHPATRSFQAIRIAVNDEYGELVAGLEAAERALKPGGHLAVVTFHSIEDRMVKRFLAEKTGNTGGGSRHAPVVERDPPTFRQDTRKAIGPDDAELAENPRARSAKLRVAQRTEAAARPVDRGSIGMPMLKTHNRRGDR; from the coding sequence ATGGGGAGTGCTGCCGCAAACAATCCCCATGTTCCCGTTCTGATAGAGCCGATTCTTCGCGCCGTGGCGCCGGTGCAGGGCGTCTGGCTGGACGGCACGCTGGGCGCGGGCGGCTATACCCGCCGGTTGCTGGAGGCCGGGGCCGACAGGGTGATCGGCGTGGACCGCGACCCGCTGGCGATTCAAATGGCGGCTGAATGGTTGGACGATCGGGTGCAACTGGTGCAGGGGACGTTTTCCAAGCTGGATGAATATGGGCAGGACCTGGATGGCGTGGTGCTGGACCTCGGCGTGTCGTCGATGCAGTTGGACCGGGCCGAGCGGGGGTTTTCCTTCATGAAAGACGGTCCGCTGGACATGCGGATGAGCCAGGAGGGCCCGAGTGCCGCGGACATGGTCAATGCCATGGAGGAGGCGGAGCTGGCGGACATCCTGTTTCTTTACGGCGAGGAACGCGCCAGCCGGCGGATAGCAAAGGCCATCGTGAAGAAACGCGAGGACGTGCCGATCGTCACGACGCTGCAACTGGCGGAAATCATCGAGGGGTGCCTGCCGCGACCGAAGCCGGGGCAGGTGCATCCGGCGACGCGCAGCTTTCAGGCGATCCGCATCGCGGTGAATGACGAGTATGGCGAGCTGGTCGCGGGGCTGGAGGCGGCAGAGCGCGCGCTGAAGCCGGGCGGTCATCTGGCCGTGGTGACGTTTCATTCCATCGAGGACCGTATGGTCAAACGTTTTTTGGCCGAGAAGACCGGAAATACCGGCGGCGGCAGCCGGCACGCGCCGGTGGTGGAGCGCGACCCGCCGACATTTCGGCAGGACACGCGCAAGGCCATCGGGCCGGATGACGCGGAGCTGGCCGAAAACCCGCGGGCGCGCAGTGCCAAGCTGCGCGTGGCGCAGCGCACGGAGGCCGCGGCGCGGCCAGTGGACAGGGGCAGCATCGGGATGCCGATGTTGAAGACGCATAATCGACGAGGGGACAGGTGA
- a CDS encoding DUF2182 domain-containing protein: MSALSLRSFAWLAFFAAILAAWVVMYLMATGMDLDLIGRPGPMGEKMRSMQPGMEMGMGGGMAMDRFGPLFVMWAIMMAAMMLPTMVPTLRCYDDLCRSADGTTAGWLGVLAGYSIAWVGFAAVIAGVQVALLYGGVIDMLGIAKSTAIAGGLLIVVGAFQFTRAKEVCHGVCHSPMTYFLGHWRTGFGGGVRMGLGLGAFCVGCCWGFMALGFVGGVMSLLWMGLATLFMVLEKLPQIGHRVIRPMGVALIAGGVAVLAAPLVTGG, from the coding sequence TGGTGATGTACCTGATGGCGACGGGCATGGACCTGGACCTGATCGGGCGGCCCGGGCCGATGGGCGAGAAGATGCGTTCCATGCAGCCCGGCATGGAGATGGGCATGGGTGGCGGTATGGCGATGGACCGGTTCGGGCCGCTGTTTGTCATGTGGGCCATCATGATGGCGGCGATGATGCTGCCGACCATGGTGCCGACGTTGCGCTGTTACGATGACCTGTGCCGCAGCGCCGATGGCACGACCGCCGGGTGGCTGGGCGTGCTGGCGGGGTATTCCATCGCCTGGGTCGGGTTCGCGGCGGTGATCGCGGGGGTGCAGGTGGCGCTGCTCTATGGCGGGGTGATCGACATGCTGGGGATCGCCAAGTCAACTGCCATTGCCGGCGGGCTGCTGATCGTCGTGGGGGCGTTTCAGTTCACGCGAGCCAAGGAAGTGTGCCACGGGGTGTGCCACAGCCCGATGACCTATTTCCTGGGCCATTGGCGCACGGGCTTTGGCGGGGGCGTGCGCATGGGGCTGGGGCTGGGCGCGTTCTGCGTTGGGTGCTGCTGGGGTTTCATGGCGCTGGGCTTCGTGGGCGGCGTGATGAGCCTGCTTTGGATGGGCCTGGCCACGCTTTTCATGGTATTGGAGAAATTGCCGCAGATCGGGCACCGGGTGATCCGGCCGATGGGTGTGGCGCTGATCGCGGGCGGGGTGGCGGTTCTGGCCGCGCCGCTGGTAACGGGAGGATAG
- a CDS encoding DinB family protein: protein MITPDYCRMMARYNAWQNRQLTEALDAQPLEVLTEDRGAFFGSILGTLNHLLWGDLMWMARFDPSVEVPKVGVKKSVEMHPTLGAWSAERYHVDGKIGHWANSLRAMDLTGELRWYSGTLGRDMVTPRALCVTHMFNHQTHHRGQVHAMMTAAGLEAPVSDLFLMPGEG, encoded by the coding sequence ATGATCACACCGGACTATTGCCGCATGATGGCGCGGTACAATGCGTGGCAGAACCGGCAGCTGACCGAGGCGCTGGACGCACAGCCGCTGGAAGTGCTGACCGAGGATCGCGGGGCCTTCTTTGGCTCGATCCTTGGGACGTTGAACCATTTGCTTTGGGGGGACCTGATGTGGATGGCGCGGTTCGATCCGTCGGTCGAGGTGCCGAAGGTCGGCGTGAAGAAGAGCGTGGAGATGCATCCGACGCTGGGGGCGTGGAGCGCGGAGCGGTATCACGTCGACGGCAAGATCGGTCATTGGGCCAATTCTCTGCGGGCGATGGACCTGACCGGCGAGTTGCGGTGGTATTCCGGCACTCTGGGGCGGGACATGGTGACGCCGCGCGCCTTGTGCGTCACGCATATGTTCAACCACCAGACCCATCACCGGGGGCAGGTGCACGCGATGATGACCGCCGCCGGGCTGGAGGCGCCGGTGAGCGACCTGTTTCTGATGCCCGGGGAGGGCTGA
- a CDS encoding division/cell wall cluster transcriptional repressor MraZ, whose product MVLSFRGEFNQKVDGKGRMSIPADFRAVLADGDPRCPETPLPRVVVLHGPHLKNCLHAYTIDAMAEIEEGIRKLPRGSDARKRASRMILGKSWDTEVDKDGRIVLPQRLRQQIGLEGEAVMVAMGDYFEIWNAATYEEVEAAETAAFLEEQDGDFDPLTLIDPPGED is encoded by the coding sequence GTGGTTCTGAGCTTCAGAGGCGAGTTCAACCAGAAGGTTGACGGCAAGGGTCGGATGTCGATCCCTGCCGATTTTCGCGCTGTGCTGGCCGATGGCGATCCGCGCTGCCCCGAAACCCCGTTGCCGCGTGTCGTCGTGCTGCACGGGCCGCATCTGAAAAACTGTCTTCACGCCTACACGATCGACGCCATGGCCGAGATCGAGGAGGGCATCCGCAAGCTGCCGCGCGGGTCGGACGCGCGCAAGCGCGCCAGCCGGATGATCCTTGGGAAATCCTGGGACACGGAAGTGGACAAGGACGGGCGCATCGTGCTGCCCCAGCGCCTGCGTCAACAGATCGGCCTCGAGGGTGAGGCGGTGATGGTCGCGATGGGCGACTATTTCGAGATCTGGAACGCGGCCACTTACGAAGAGGTCGAGGCGGCGGAAACCGCGGCCTTCCTGGAAGAACAGGATGGCGATTTCGATCCGCTGACCCTGATCGATCCGCCCGGGGAGGACTGA
- a CDS encoding penicillin-binding protein 2: protein MIRTPLRPLARILKAREAGENPDAIERENIRLRHEEMRDRARMRAEGRLLVMGAFFVCAFAVIGGRMGVLANSEPAEPRTGIAGADILAQRADIVDREGRILATNFETYSLYAQPQQMVEPERAAEELAAIFPDLKVERLKKDFTGKRKFLWVKKKLSPEQRQAVHDIGEPGLLFGPREMRLYPNGKLAAHLLGGASFGREGVHAAEVIGVAGVEKYYDKRLRDPSMGHKPLQLSIDLSVQSAVERVLQGGMMLMNAKGAAAVLMEVQTGEVVALASLPDFDPNDRPRPPIKGEKPGDSPLFNRAVQGVYELGSVFKAFTIAQALDLGLVNPATMIDTKGPLRFGKYRIRDFRNYGNELSVKKVLVKSSNIGTARIAQMIGIDRQQEFLRSLGFFEPTPFEIVEAEGGKPLLPSKWTDLSLMTISYGHGLSSSPLHLASAYATIANGGRLVKPTLVKQPKGQLGPKVMSERAASQTVQMLRHVVTEGTASLAEVEGYAVGGKTGTADKPKPNGGYYEDKVIATFASVFPAHDPRYVLVVTLDEPVETSGSEPRRTAGWTAVPVASEITRRVAPLLGLRPEIEPAPLTGITLTSN, encoded by the coding sequence ATGATCCGCACACCCCTGCGCCCGCTGGCGCGTATCCTCAAGGCCCGGGAAGCGGGCGAGAACCCCGACGCCATCGAGCGCGAGAACATACGGCTGCGCCATGAAGAGATGCGCGACCGTGCGCGGATGCGCGCCGAAGGGCGGCTGCTGGTGATGGGGGCGTTCTTTGTCTGCGCCTTTGCCGTGATCGGCGGACGGATGGGCGTGCTGGCCAATTCCGAGCCGGCCGAGCCGCGCACCGGGATCGCCGGTGCCGATATCCTGGCCCAGCGGGCCGATATCGTGGACCGCGAGGGCCGTATCCTGGCGACGAATTTCGAGACCTACAGTCTGTATGCCCAGCCTCAGCAGATGGTCGAGCCCGAGCGTGCCGCCGAGGAACTGGCGGCAATCTTCCCAGACCTGAAGGTGGAGCGGCTGAAGAAGGATTTCACCGGCAAGCGCAAGTTCTTGTGGGTGAAGAAGAAACTGAGCCCCGAGCAGCGCCAGGCGGTGCATGATATCGGTGAGCCGGGGCTGCTGTTCGGGCCGCGCGAGATGCGGCTTTACCCGAACGGCAAGCTGGCGGCGCATTTGCTGGGCGGTGCGAGTTTCGGGCGTGAAGGTGTACACGCCGCCGAGGTGATCGGCGTTGCGGGTGTCGAGAAATATTATGACAAGCGGCTGCGCGACCCGAGTATGGGTCACAAGCCGTTGCAATTGTCCATTGACCTGTCGGTGCAGTCCGCGGTCGAGCGGGTGTTGCAGGGTGGCATGATGCTGATGAACGCCAAGGGGGCTGCGGCTGTGCTGATGGAAGTGCAGACCGGCGAGGTCGTGGCGCTGGCCAGCCTGCCGGATTTCGACCCCAACGACCGCCCGCGCCCGCCGATCAAGGGCGAAAAGCCGGGCGACAGCCCGCTGTTCAACCGGGCAGTGCAGGGGGTGTACGAGCTGGGCTCGGTCTTCAAGGCGTTCACCATCGCGCAGGCGCTGGACCTAGGGCTGGTGAACCCCGCGACGATGATCGACACCAAGGGGCCGCTGCGCTTCGGCAAGTATCGTATTCGTGATTTCCGTAATTACGGCAACGAGTTGAGCGTAAAGAAGGTGTTGGTCAAGTCGTCCAACATCGGCACCGCGCGGATTGCGCAGATGATCGGGATCGACCGGCAGCAGGAATTCCTGAGATCGCTGGGCTTTTTCGAGCCGACGCCGTTCGAGATCGTCGAGGCGGAGGGCGGCAAGCCGCTGTTGCCAAGCAAATGGACCGATCTGTCGCTGATGACCATTTCCTATGGGCACGGTCTGTCGTCCAGCCCGCTGCATCTTGCGTCGGCCTATGCCACGATTGCCAATGGCGGGCGGCTGGTGAAGCCGACGCTGGTCAAGCAGCCGAAAGGGCAGCTTGGGCCCAAGGTGATGTCGGAACGCGCGGCGTCGCAGACCGTGCAGATGCTGCGCCACGTGGTCACCGAAGGCACCGCATCCTTGGCCGAGGTCGAGGGCTATGCCGTGGGCGGCAAGACGGGAACGGCAGACAAGCCCAAGCCCAATGGTGGCTATTACGAGGACAAGGTGATCGCCACCTTTGCCAGCGTGTTTCCCGCGCACGATCCGCGCTACGTGCTGGTTGTGACGCTGGACGAGCCGGTGGAGACCAGCGGGTCCGAGCCGCGCCGCACGGCGGGTTGGACCGCGGTGCCGGTTGCGTCGGAAATCACACGTCGCGTGGCGCCGCTGTTGGGGCTGAGGCCCGAGATTGAACCCGCGCCATTAACAGGTATAACGCTGACATCGAATTGA
- a CDS encoding DUF1629 domain-containing protein, protein MKCYLIAGNYGTPDFLDYVFARAPDYGERIHYDDYEGEWVPGRDMKYEHGGPLSYGATVKGGRFTDKTRAEFHKIWCVSRPKAERTFDVIKPFGESLKAIPLFSGRLKNAIEAVDPALFEFVRMERTWDDVHKTPIAGGPFFLANLLARRDCWDQDRTQIGPQKRGDGSYFNTISGSGRAVLRSRVADALIWRDTLTKTVVCTDVFKEIAEGVGCKGWRFREIAVTDDR, encoded by the coding sequence ATGAAGTGCTACTTGATCGCGGGCAATTACGGTACGCCGGATTTCCTGGATTACGTGTTCGCGCGTGCACCGGACTATGGTGAGCGGATCCATTATGACGATTATGAAGGCGAGTGGGTTCCCGGCCGTGACATGAAATACGAGCATGGCGGGCCGTTGTCGTATGGTGCCACGGTCAAGGGTGGTAGGTTTACCGACAAGACCCGTGCCGAGTTTCATAAGATCTGGTGCGTGAGCAGGCCCAAGGCAGAGCGGACATTCGATGTCATCAAGCCGTTTGGTGAAAGCCTCAAGGCCATCCCCTTGTTTTCAGGGCGTCTCAAGAACGCGATCGAGGCGGTCGATCCTGCTTTGTTCGAGTTCGTGCGCATGGAGCGCACATGGGATGATGTACACAAGACGCCGATCGCGGGCGGGCCGTTTTTTCTGGCCAATCTTCTGGCGCGCCGGGATTGCTGGGATCAGGACCGCACGCAGATCGGGCCTCAGAAGCGGGGCGACGGCAGCTATTTCAACACGATTTCGGGGTCCGGCCGCGCGGTGCTGCGGTCGCGTGTGGCAGATGCGCTGATCTGGCGTGATACCTTGACCAAAACCGTCGTCTGCACCGATGTGTTCAAGGAGATCGCTGAAGGTGTCGGCTGTAAAGGATGGCGGTTTCGGGAAATCGCCGTGACGGACGACAGGTAG
- a CDS encoding dimethylsulfoniopropionate demethylase, translating into MPMISLSRRLRRTPFSEGVEAAGVKGYTVYNHMLLPTVFRSIEEDYRHLKDAVQVWDVACERQVELRGPDAGRLMQMLTPRDLRGMTAGQCYYVPIVDETGGMLNDPVSVKLSEDRWWISIADSDLLYWVKATAHGWRLDVLVDEPDVSPLAVQGPKAEELMARVFGDGVRDIRFFRFGVFDFQGRDMVIARSGYSKQGGFEIYVEGEDIGMPLWNALMEAGRDLDVHAGCPNLIERVESGLLSYGNDMTDDNTPHECGLGRFCNTQSAIGCIGRDALLRVAKEGPVQQICAIAIDGPKVPPCDRWWPVTANGKRVGRVSSAAWSPDFNTNVAIGMVRMTHWDAGTEVQIEAPDQVRRGVVQEGFWN; encoded by the coding sequence ATGCCGATGATTTCCCTGTCGCGCCGGTTGCGGCGCACGCCTTTTTCCGAGGGGGTCGAGGCCGCCGGGGTCAAAGGCTACACGGTTTACAACCACATGCTGTTGCCGACGGTGTTCCGGTCGATCGAGGAGGATTATCGACATCTGAAGGACGCGGTGCAGGTCTGGGATGTGGCCTGCGAGCGGCAGGTGGAGCTGCGCGGGCCGGATGCGGGGCGGCTGATGCAGATGCTGACGCCGCGCGACCTGCGGGGAATGACGGCGGGGCAGTGTTACTACGTGCCCATCGTGGACGAGACCGGGGGCATGCTGAACGACCCGGTGTCGGTGAAGCTGTCGGAGGATCGCTGGTGGATCTCGATTGCCGACAGTGACCTGCTGTATTGGGTGAAGGCCACGGCGCATGGCTGGCGGCTGGATGTGCTGGTGGATGAGCCGGACGTTTCGCCCTTGGCCGTGCAGGGGCCGAAGGCGGAAGAGTTGATGGCACGGGTCTTTGGCGACGGCGTACGCGATATCCGGTTCTTCCGCTTTGGCGTGTTCGACTTCCAGGGGCGCGACATGGTGATCGCGCGGTCGGGCTATTCCAAGCAGGGCGGCTTCGAGATTTATGTCGAGGGCGAAGATATCGGGATGCCGCTGTGGAACGCGCTGATGGAGGCGGGTCGCGACCTGGACGTGCATGCCGGGTGCCCCAACCTGATCGAACGGGTCGAGAGCGGTCTGCTGAGCTATGGCAACGACATGACCGACGATAACACGCCGCATGAATGCGGACTGGGCCGGTTCTGCAACACGCAGAGCGCTATTGGCTGTATCGGCCGTGATGCGCTTTTGCGGGTGGCCAAGGAAGGCCCGGTGCAGCAGATCTGCGCCATTGCCATCGACGGCCCGAAAGTGCCGCCCTGTGACCGGTGGTGGCCGGTGACGGCGAATGGCAAGCGGGTGGGGCGAGTGAGTTCCGCGGCGTGGAGCCCGGATTTCAACACCAACGTGGCCATCGGCATGGTGCGGATGACCCATTGGGACGCGGGCACCGAGGTGCAGATCGAGGCGCCGGACCAGGTCCGGCGCGGGGTGGTGCAGGAAGGTTTCTGGAACTGA